AGCAATTCCCGCAAGGACCAGGGCCAGACCGGTGTCCCGAAAATAAAGCTTCGGGGCCTTGGTTAGACGCTTTCCCAGGTGGGCAAAAAAGGGGGCAAGCCTTCTCACCTGGTAGGAGATCTCTAAAAGCTGGAGATAATTTCGGGCCGTGGAGGGAGAAAGACCGGCGTCCCGGGCCAACTCTGCCAGGTTGAGGACCTGGGCAGTCCTCAAAGCCGCAAGCCCCATGAGCCGGCGAAAGTCTCCCAGAGAGGCTACCTGCGAAAGATCCCGAAGATCCCTTTCGAGATAAGTGGCCAGGTAGTTTTCAAACCACCAGCGCCGCGTTTCCTCGTCCGGGGCCAGGACCGCCGGAGGGAAACCCCCGCGGGCAATCAGGGTCTCCAAGGGCGGTCTGGAAGGAATCTTTTCGGGAAAAGAGGGAAACCCCTGCAGACAATCTTTGAGAAACCCTGGAGGGGGATAGCCCTCGGCCTCGGAGACCATGAATCCCGGAAGTTCAAAGATGGCAATCCTTCCGGCAAGGCTTTCGGAGACCCTTTTTAAGAGAAGGAAATTGGCCGAACCAGTGAGGAGGAAACGTCCTGGCTCGCGGTTTCGGTCCACCAGGAGCTTTAGGGCCTCAAAGAGGGCCGGAACCTTTTGCACTTCGTCCAGAGTCAAAGGCCCCTTCTGCGCGGAAAGAAACCCGTAAGGATCTTCTTCCAGGACGGACCTTACTTCGGGAGAATCCAGAGTAAAATAGGTGCGCTCCGGGAACTCCTGCTGGACCAGGGTGGACTTTCCCGTCTGCCGGGCCCCCACCACCGCCACCACCGGAAAAAACTCGAGGGCCTTCCTGATCTTTTCCGCAAGCCACCGCTTCCGATACATACTGGAAATTTAACAAAGTCTTTGTGGATTTTCAAGGAAAGTCAGAGGCCCTCCTGGAGGAAGGGGTTTTCTCTCTTTTCCCGGCCTAGGGTGGAGGTGGGGCGGTCTCCGTAGTCGTGTCCGGGAAAGACGATGGTGTCTTCCGGGAGGGCAAAGAGTTTTTCGCGGATGGAGCGCATCATCTGGAAGTAGTCCCCTCCGGGCAGATCCCCCCGCCCCACGGCCCCTACAAAAAGGGTATCCCCAGTAAAAAGCAGCCGGTTTCCGTCATAAAAGCAGACCGAGCCCGGAGAGTGCCCCGGGGTATGGATCACCGTGAGGGTGAAGTCTCCGAAGGAAAAGCGGTCTCCGTCCTCAAAGGTTTGGTCTGCCGGGGGATTAGGGGGAAAGCCCCAGGAGACAAAGACCGAGGCCCCTTCTCCGGAGGTAAAAAACTCCTCGTCGGCCCGGTGAAGGGCGTAGGGGGCCCCGAGGGCCTTGCGCAAATCGCCGGCGGCAGCCACATGATCCGCATGTCCGTGGGTGCCGAGAATATAGAGGATCTTGAGGTCCAGGGCCCGGATGCGGGCCAGGATCTTTTCCGGGTCTCCCCCGGGATCAATGACCACCCCCTCTCGGGTCTCGGGATCATAGACCAGATAGCAACACACGGCCAAGGGCCCCACCACTAAGGTTTCCACCTCTGGATACCTCATCTTCTCCTCCTTGCCTATCGGACGATCTATCCCGGATAGCTTACCACATCTCCGGATCTCCGGGTCTTCCCCAACCCTAGAATCTTAAAATTGGGGTTTGACGCCGGGGGCCATTTTAAGTATTTTGGCTTCTGGAACTCAAGCAGGAGGTAGCTATGCCCTCGGTAGTGGTGGTAGGCACGCAATGGGGAGACGAAGGCAAGGGCAAGATCGTGGATCTTCTGGCCGAGCGGGCCGATTATGTGGTGCGCTTTCAGGGAGGGAACAACGCCGGGCACACCCTGGTCATCAACGGACGCAAACATATTCTGCACCTCATCCCTTCGGGCATCTTTCATGAGGACAAGGTCTGTCTGATCGGAAATGGAGTAGTGGTGGATCCAGCGGTCCTCCTTCAGGAAATAGAGGAACTGGAAAAATCCGGTCTTCCCGTGCCTCCGGGAAGGCTTTATGTGAGCGAAAGGGCCCATCTTATCATGCCCTATCACAAGGCCATTGATCTCGGCCGCGAGGCCCTGAAGGGCAAGACCCGCATCGGGACCACCGGCCGGGGCATCGGCCCTTGCTATGAAGACAAAGTGGCCCGCCGGGGAATCCGCGTGGGGGAACTCCTGGACCCCGAAACCTTTGCCAGCAAGCTCCGGGAGGTCCTGGAAGAAAAGAACTTCTATCTGGAAAAATACCTGGGCCGCGAGCCCCTTTCCTTTGAAGAAATCTATGAAACCTATCTTCGTTACGGCGAACGCCTGGCCCCTTACGTGACCAATGTTTCGGAAATTCTGGACCGGGCCCATCGAGAAGGGCGCAACATCCTTTTTGAAGGGGCCCAGGGCACCCAGCTGGATATCGATCACGGAACCTACCCCTTCGTGACCTCTTCCAACACCGTGGCCGGGAACGCCTGTGCCGGAGCGGGCCTTGGTCCCACCCGCATTGACTTCGTCCTGGGAGTGGCCAAGGCCTATACCACACGCGTGGGCGAGGGCCCCTTCCCCACCGAACTCCGAGACGAAACCGGGGAGCGCCTGCGGGAGTGCGGTGGCGAGTACGGAGCCACCACCGGCCGGCCCCGACGCTGTGGGTGGCTAGACGGGGTTATCCTGAAGGAGGCGGCCAGACTCAACGGTCTTACCGGGCTGGCCATCACCAAACTGGACGTCCTTTCCGGCCTTCCGGAGATCCTCTTTTGTGAGGCCTATGAAATCGAGGGCCGACGCCTGGAACAGACCCCGGTAAGGATGGCCGATTTCCAGAAACTCAAACCCCTTTACCGGACCTTTCGGGGCTGGCCGGAGAGTCTGGAGGGGGTGAAAAATTTCGAGGACCTTCCGCAGGCGGCCCGGGAGTATCTTTCCTTTGTGGAAAACTTTCTGGGGGTCCCCATCGTGATGATCTCCACCGGTCCGGCCCGCGAGGCCCACATCCTCCTGCGCGACCCCTTTGCCCCCTAAGCGAGGGCCCTCATGAAACACCGCATCCTCATTGCCAACCGTGGCGAGATTGCCCTGCGCATTATGGAGGCCTGCGAGGAACTGGGCCTGGAGTATGTAGCGGTCTATACCCGGTCCGACGAGGAAAGTCTGCACGTGACCCGGGCCCCCCGGAAATACCGCATTTCGGACTACCGCGATCCCAACGAGATCCTGGCTGTGGCTGACGAAGCCGGCTGTACGGCCATCCATCCGGGCTACGGCTTCCTGGCCGAGGACTTCCGGTTTGCCCGCCGGGCGGTCAAGCGCTCGCGGCCTTTGATCTTTATCGGCCCCCGCTGGGAGGTTATTCGGGATCTGGGAAACAAGCTCCATGTAAAACGCCTGGCTCGGGAACTGGAAATACCGGTTATCCCCGGGACTTCGGAGCCCCTCTATAACGAAATCGAGGCTGAGGCCCGGGCCGAAGAACTCTTTGACTGGCTTTCCGAAAACGGGGAAGAGGACCCGCGGCTGCTCATCAAGGCTGCAGCCGGCGGTGGGGGTATGGGCATCGAGGAGGTGCGGGAGCTGGACGAGGTGCGACCGGTCTTCCGGCGCGTTCGCGCTTACGCCAAGAGACTTTTCGGAGACGAAGGAGTGGTGATCGAAGTCCGACTGCGGCGCTTCCAGCACCTGGAGGTCCAACTTCTGGGCACCCCAAAGGGAGAATTGGTACATTTCGGGACCCGCAATTGCACCATTCAGAGCCCAGGGCGCCAGAAACGGGTGGAACTGGCCCCGGGCTTTGACCCCCGCTTCAAAAACTATGACTTCGAGGCCCAGGCCCTAGAGGAAGAAATCCTTTCCCATTCCTTAAAGCTCGCCGAAGCGGTGGGTTACGATAATGTGGGCACCTGGGAGTGGTTGGTCACCCCTGAAGGAAAGGCCTATCTCATGGAGGTCAATACCCGGATCCAGGTGGAAAACGAGATCTCGGCCCGCATCGCCCGCATCAAAGGAAAGGCGGTAAACCTCATCCGGGAGCAGATCCGGGTGGCCCTGGGAGACTCCCTGGGGTATGCTCAAAAGGACATCACCTTTGAGGGCACGGCTATCGAATTGCGTCTGGTAGCCGAAGATCCGGAGCGGGGCTTCCGTCCCCTTTCCGGGGTGATCGAAGGTTTCCATTTTCCGGAGGCCCCCTGGCTTACGGTACGCACCCATGTGCCCCGCAATCGGCCTT
This portion of the Thermosulfurimonas marina genome encodes:
- a CDS encoding biotin carboxylase N-terminal domain-containing protein, translating into MKHRILIANRGEIALRIMEACEELGLEYVAVYTRSDEESLHVTRAPRKYRISDYRDPNEILAVADEAGCTAIHPGYGFLAEDFRFARRAVKRSRPLIFIGPRWEVIRDLGNKLHVKRLARELEIPVIPGTSEPLYNEIEAEARAEELFDWLSENGEEDPRLLIKAAAGGGGMGIEEVRELDEVRPVFRRVRAYAKRLFGDEGVVIEVRLRRFQHLEVQLLGTPKGELVHFGTRNCTIQSPGRQKRVELAPGFDPRFKNYDFEAQALEEEILSHSLKLAEAVGYDNVGTWEWLVTPEGKAYLMEVNTRIQVENEISARIARIKGKAVNLIREQIRVALGDSLGYAQKDITFEGTAIELRLVAEDPERGFRPLSGVIEGFHFPEAPWLTVRTHVPRNRPYQIPTEYDPNLALAIVWGKDTPEALSRAREFLDQVTIEGRTARGEPLVTNVPYLRAKLSEVYEFVS
- a CDS encoding ATP-binding protein yields the protein MYRKRWLAEKIRKALEFFPVVAVVGARQTGKSTLVQQEFPERTYFTLDSPEVRSVLEEDPYGFLSAQKGPLTLDEVQKVPALFEALKLLVDRNREPGRFLLTGSANFLLLKRVSESLAGRIAIFELPGFMVSEAEGYPPPGFLKDCLQGFPSFPEKIPSRPPLETLIARGGFPPAVLAPDEETRRWWFENYLATYLERDLRDLSQVASLGDFRRLMGLAALRTAQVLNLAELARDAGLSPSTARNYLQLLEISYQVRRLAPFFAHLGKRLTKAPKLYFRDTGLALVLAGIAVRAPELIFHPFYPALVESFLVEEIIKLLSFLEPRARIYYFRTHAGAEVDLVVELGERLLPIEIKASTQISPRKLAGLKQFLKDFSHRAPFGLVVYLGEEVLALSPGIYLVPWRALI
- a CDS encoding MBL fold metallo-hydrolase, whose protein sequence is MRYPEVETLVVGPLAVCCYLVYDPETREGVVIDPGGDPEKILARIRALDLKILYILGTHGHADHVAAAGDLRKALGAPYALHRADEEFFTSGEGASVFVSWGFPPNPPADQTFEDGDRFSFGDFTLTVIHTPGHSPGSVCFYDGNRLLFTGDTLFVGAVGRGDLPGGDYFQMMRSIREKLFALPEDTIVFPGHDYGDRPTSTLGREKRENPFLQEGL
- a CDS encoding adenylosuccinate synthase; translation: MPSVVVVGTQWGDEGKGKIVDLLAERADYVVRFQGGNNAGHTLVINGRKHILHLIPSGIFHEDKVCLIGNGVVVDPAVLLQEIEELEKSGLPVPPGRLYVSERAHLIMPYHKAIDLGREALKGKTRIGTTGRGIGPCYEDKVARRGIRVGELLDPETFASKLREVLEEKNFYLEKYLGREPLSFEEIYETYLRYGERLAPYVTNVSEILDRAHREGRNILFEGAQGTQLDIDHGTYPFVTSSNTVAGNACAGAGLGPTRIDFVLGVAKAYTTRVGEGPFPTELRDETGERLRECGGEYGATTGRPRRCGWLDGVILKEAARLNGLTGLAITKLDVLSGLPEILFCEAYEIEGRRLEQTPVRMADFQKLKPLYRTFRGWPESLEGVKNFEDLPQAAREYLSFVENFLGVPIVMISTGPAREAHILLRDPFAP